A stretch of the Veillonella parvula DSM 2008 genome encodes the following:
- a CDS encoding cupin domain-containing protein, protein MIRKFDAKNFKWDGIETLVYKQDGSPFKDVTRQVLYDGAYDIPCQFRYFECLPGGYSTLEYHDHTHMVMIFRGKGQVLLGDEIHDVEAGDFIEIPGKTIHQFRANKGDYIGFLCLVNQDRDKVKLLSPEEMEMLRANPKIKEFLESC, encoded by the coding sequence ATGATACGTAAGTTTGATGCTAAAAATTTTAAGTGGGATGGTATTGAAACCTTGGTATATAAACAAGATGGTAGTCCTTTTAAAGATGTAACACGTCAAGTATTATATGATGGTGCTTATGATATTCCGTGTCAATTCCGCTATTTTGAATGTTTGCCAGGGGGATATTCTACCTTGGAGTATCACGATCATACGCATATGGTTATGATATTTCGCGGCAAGGGGCAAGTCTTATTGGGCGATGAAATCCACGATGTAGAAGCTGGTGATTTTATCGAAATTCCAGGCAAAACAATTCATCAGTTCCGTGCTAATAAGGGTGATTATATTGGTTTTCTTTGCTTGGTAAATCAAGATCGAGATAAGGTAAAGTTATTATCCCCTGAAGAGATGGAAATGTTACGAGCAAATCCTAAGATCAAAGAATTCTTGGAAAGTTGTTAA
- a CDS encoding heavy-metal-associated domain-containing protein produces MCKDCGCGEDNGVVTKVFTVPGMMCNNCKETVEGASLGLPGVLSAEVDLPEKTATVSFDPTKASVEVITKAIERTGFEVTGVADGVQKHSHGILGTLKRLFK; encoded by the coding sequence ATGTGCAAAGATTGTGGTTGTGGCGAAGATAATGGCGTTGTAACAAAGGTATTTACTGTACCGGGGATGATGTGCAACAACTGTAAAGAAACAGTTGAAGGTGCATCTCTAGGTTTGCCTGGCGTATTAAGTGCAGAAGTAGATTTGCCAGAAAAGACAGCTACCGTTTCTTTTGATCCAACAAAAGCATCTGTAGAAGTCATTACAAAAGCCATTGAACGAACTGGCTTTGAAGTGACAGGCGTTGCAGACGGTGTACAAAAACATAGTCATGGAATACTAGGCACTTTGAAACGTCTCTTCAAATAA
- a CDS encoding Sec-independent protein translocase subunit TatA/TatB, which produces MGSIGTPELIVILVIALVIFGPGKLPEVGKAIGKGINEFKDAISGPKKAVDETKEAVKKATTIDVTAGAKNDDKHKEAKD; this is translated from the coding sequence ATGGGGTCTATAGGAACACCTGAATTAATAGTTATATTAGTGATTGCTCTAGTTATCTTCGGACCTGGTAAATTGCCTGAAGTCGGTAAAGCTATTGGTAAAGGCATCAATGAGTTTAAAGATGCTATTTCGGGGCCTAAAAAGGCTGTTGATGAAACGAAAGAAGCCGTTAAGAAAGCGACTACTATCGATGTGACAGCAGGGGCTAAGAACGACGATAAACATAAAGAAGCTAAGGATTAA
- the pgl gene encoding 6-phosphogluconolactonase encodes MAQDTIKCYDSPSDVVQALAEDFIAFTNEEINRTETCVVGITGGTVINGLLELLNSPEYIERLNWERIFFVWTDERFLPQSHEDNYFNRVKPYLLCKAKGAAHFLPINTDSKTVIEAAAEYEKEVKNVLKACKKSGLDLALLDLGEDGHTAGLFAGSHALRVTDQEVVAVEDGKVWERISMTFSFLAKSDAVWFTVTGESKRTALTKVLYQREDYEDLPWEKRIGRVLPGAVLSQEAMTWYVDKAAYDDVH; translated from the coding sequence ATGGCTCAAGATACAATTAAATGTTATGACAGCCCTAGCGATGTAGTTCAAGCATTGGCAGAGGATTTTATTGCTTTCACCAACGAGGAAATCAATCGCACTGAAACGTGTGTTGTTGGTATTACGGGCGGGACTGTTATTAATGGTTTATTAGAATTGCTTAATTCCCCAGAATATATAGAGCGCCTCAATTGGGAACGCATATTCTTTGTGTGGACTGATGAGCGATTCTTGCCGCAATCTCATGAGGATAATTACTTCAATCGCGTGAAACCTTATTTGTTGTGCAAGGCGAAAGGGGCGGCTCATTTCTTGCCAATCAATACAGATTCTAAAACTGTAATAGAAGCGGCAGCGGAATACGAGAAAGAGGTTAAGAATGTTCTCAAGGCTTGTAAAAAAAGCGGCCTAGATTTGGCATTGCTCGATCTTGGCGAAGATGGTCATACAGCCGGTCTATTTGCAGGTTCTCATGCATTGCGTGTCACAGATCAAGAGGTGGTAGCTGTTGAGGATGGAAAGGTGTGGGAACGTATTTCTATGACCTTTTCGTTCTTAGCAAAATCTGATGCGGTTTGGTTTACCGTAACTGGTGAAAGTAAGCGAACTGCTTTGACAAAGGTATTGTATCAACGCGAAGATTACGAGGATTTACCTTGGGAAAAACGCATTGGTCGTGTATTGCCTGGAGCGGTGCTTTCACAAGAAGCTATGACCTGGTATGTGGACAAGGCAGCCTATGATGATGTACACTAA
- the fabM gene encoding trans-2-decenoyl-ACP isomerase — protein MIYNTIQYVVDNGIGTLTFNRPTVANGFNIEMCKEILEVLDKAHNDESVRALLINAEGKVFSAGGDLTEMERAVNEGDTESLFEIVELVAEISMAMKKLPKPVIMSLQGAAAGAAFNMALAADFVVAANNVRFIQAFVNVGLAPDAGGLFLLTRSIGMNRAMHIVMTGEAVSAEKGKELGFVYKVCELEDLETATRRLVEKLAKGPAQSYRVMKEMMWNSFLVGWEEYKKFEVENQCALGLSEDFKEGVRAFTERRRPKFGQQ, from the coding sequence ATGATTTATAATACAATTCAGTACGTAGTAGATAACGGTATTGGTACGTTGACCTTTAATCGTCCAACCGTAGCCAATGGTTTTAATATCGAGATGTGCAAGGAGATCCTTGAGGTCTTAGATAAGGCTCATAATGATGAAAGTGTTCGTGCATTGCTCATTAATGCAGAAGGTAAAGTATTCTCTGCGGGTGGCGATTTAACAGAGATGGAGCGCGCTGTAAACGAAGGGGATACTGAGTCTTTATTTGAAATCGTTGAGTTGGTAGCTGAGATTTCTATGGCCATGAAGAAGTTACCAAAACCTGTTATTATGAGCCTTCAAGGGGCTGCAGCAGGCGCTGCCTTCAATATGGCTTTAGCGGCAGATTTTGTTGTAGCTGCTAATAACGTACGCTTTATTCAAGCTTTCGTAAATGTAGGTCTTGCTCCTGATGCGGGTGGTTTATTCTTATTGACTCGCTCCATTGGTATGAACCGTGCTATGCATATTGTCATGACCGGTGAAGCCGTATCTGCTGAAAAGGGTAAGGAACTTGGCTTTGTGTATAAGGTTTGTGAATTAGAAGATTTAGAGACCGCTACAAGACGCCTTGTTGAAAAATTGGCAAAAGGACCTGCACAATCTTACCGCGTTATGAAGGAAATGATGTGGAATAGCTTCTTAGTAGGTTGGGAAGAGTACAAGAAGTTTGAAGTAGAAAACCAATGTGCATTAGGTCTTTCAGAGGACTTCAAAGAAGGTGTACGTGCTTTCACAGAGCGTCGCCGTCCTAAATTTGGTCAACAATAA
- the rpsI gene encoding 30S ribosomal protein S9, which produces MAVAQYYGTGRRKSSVARVRLVPGTGKITVNKRELNDYFGRQTLELIVKQPLNLTNTVEQYDVIATVAGGGPSGQAGAIRHGISRALLDVDGELRQSLKKAGFLTRDPRMKERKKYGLKKARKASQFSKR; this is translated from the coding sequence ATGGCAGTAGCACAATATTACGGCACTGGTCGTAGAAAATCTTCCGTTGCTAGAGTTCGTCTGGTACCGGGAACAGGTAAAATCACTGTTAATAAACGTGAACTTAATGATTATTTCGGTCGCCAAACTTTGGAATTGATCGTAAAACAACCTTTGAATTTGACTAACACAGTTGAACAATATGATGTTATCGCAACTGTAGCTGGTGGCGGTCCTTCCGGTCAAGCTGGTGCAATTCGTCACGGTATTTCCCGTGCGTTATTGGACGTAGATGGTGAACTTCGTCAATCTTTGAAAAAAGCTGGCTTCTTGACTCGTGACCCACGTATGAAAGAACGTAAAAAATACGGTCTTAAAAAAGCCCGCAAAGCAAGCCAATTCTCCAAACGTTAA